The Myxocyprinus asiaticus isolate MX2 ecotype Aquarium Trade chromosome 39, UBuf_Myxa_2, whole genome shotgun sequence genome window below encodes:
- the usp2a gene encoding ubiquitin carboxyl-terminal hydrolase 2a isoform X3 — protein MPSMRHSYTVTVPEEPPATAFPLLKQEVRRKNSMLVSTFVGLLINHAKNSKSAQGLVGLRNLGNTCFMNSILQCLSNTPSLRDYCLHNSHRRDLNNNNRTNTALMEEFSKLIQTMWTSSNSEAVSPSEFKTQIQRYAPRFVGYNQQDAQEFLRFLLDGLHNEVNRVTVRPRGHMEDFDHLPDEEKGKKMWAKYLEREDSKIVDLFVGQLKSSLTCSECGYCSTVFDPFWDLSLPIAKKGYGEVSLMDCMRLFTKEDVLDGDEKPTCYRCKARRRCMKKFTVQKFPKILVLHLKRFSESRIRTNKLSTFVNFPMKDLDLREFASDRSSSAIYNLYAVSNHSGTTMGGHYTAYCCNPENGEWYTYNDSRVTPMSASQVRSSDAYVLFYERAEL, from the exons ATGCCCAGCATGCGACACTCATACACCGTTACAGTTCCAGAGGAGCCACCGGCGACTGCGTTCCCTCTTCTAAAACAAGAGGTGCGAAGGAAAAACTCGATGCTGGTCTCTACATTCGTCGGGCTTCTAATAAATCATGCCAAG aattcAAAGAGTGCCCAGGGCTTGGTGGGGCTCCGTAATCTGGGAAATACA tGTTTTATGAACTCCATCCTCCAGTGTCTTAGCAACACACCGAGCCTGCGAGATTACTGTCTTCACAACTCCCACCGTAGAGACCTCAACAACAACAACCGCACAAACACTGCTCTCATGGAGG aattttccaagctgatcCAGACAATGTGGACTTCTTCAAACAGTGAAGCAGTCAGTCCCTCTGAGTTCAAAACACAGATTCAGAGATACGCCCCCAGATTTGTGGGTTACAA TCAACAAGATGCTCAGGAGTTTCTACGTTTCCTACTAGACGGCCTACACAATGAAGTGAACAGGGTCACAGTACGGCCGCGTGGACACATGGAGGACTTTGACCACTTACC TGATGAGGAGAAAGGAAAAAAGATGTGGGCTAAGTACTTAGAGAGAGAAGACAGCAAAATTGTTG ACTTGTTCGTAGGCCAGCTGAAGAGCTCTTTGACTTGCAGTGAATGTGGCTATTGTTCCACTGTGTTCGATCCCTTCTGGGATCTTTCCTTACCTATCGCCAAG AAGGGCTATGGAGAGGTGAGCCTAATGGATTGCATGCGGCTCTTTACTAAAGAAGACGTGCTGGATGGAGACGAGAAGCCG acatGTTACAGGTGCAAAGCCAGAAGGCGGTGTATGAAGAAATTTACAGTTCAGAAGTTCCCTAAAATATTAGTTCTTC ATCTGAAGCGCTTCTCAGAATCTCGCATCAGAACCAACAAACTGTCTACTTTTGTCAACTTTCCCATGAAAGACCTGGATCTAAGGGAGTTTGCCTCTGACAGAAGTA GTAGTGCAATCTATAACTTGTATGCAGTGTCCAATCACTCAGGTACGACAATGGGAGGCCACTACACAGCATATTGTTGCAATCCTGAAAACGGAGAGTGGTACACATATAATGACTCAAG